The Enteractinococcus fodinae genome has a segment encoding these proteins:
- a CDS encoding Fur family transcriptional regulator: MKATPGAGNQPSAFMHEEQAPSDWRTALRNAGLRATKQRLAVLEAIGRQPHGTVEEILDEVRSDLPTITIQSVYVVISSLVSAALVRKLELPGSPARYELEGHDNHHHAVCRYCGRIEDIACVTGKAPCLHPEAHPGMTIEIAEVVYSAVCHECALVRQEEGAHH, encoded by the coding sequence ATGAAGGCAACACCAGGAGCCGGCAACCAACCGAGCGCATTTATGCACGAGGAGCAGGCACCCAGCGACTGGCGCACAGCACTTCGGAATGCAGGGCTGCGAGCTACCAAGCAGCGCCTGGCAGTTCTAGAAGCTATCGGCCGCCAGCCCCACGGAACCGTTGAAGAAATCCTCGACGAAGTCCGGTCAGATCTCCCAACGATCACCATCCAATCGGTGTACGTGGTCATCAGCTCGCTTGTGTCCGCGGCACTTGTGCGCAAGCTCGAGCTCCCCGGCTCACCCGCACGTTATGAATTGGAAGGCCACGATAACCATCACCACGCGGTGTGCCGCTACTGCGGCCGGATCGAAGACATCGCGTGCGTCACCGGCAAAGCCCCGTGCCTTCACCCCGAAGCCCACCCCGGTATGACCATCGAAATCGCCGAGGTGGTGTACTCAGCTGTCTGCCACGAATGTGCGCTGGTTCGACAAGAAGAGGGCGCCCATCACTAG
- a CDS encoding catalase, which produces MADRKTPHSTGSTTQAGIPAVSDRNSLSVGRDGPVVLHDSHLVETLQHFNRMNIPERRPHAKGSGAFGTFTTTEDVSQYTSAALFQPGVETEMLARFSTVAGELASPDTWRDLRGFALKFYTSEGNFDLVGNHTPIFFVRDPMKFTHFIRSQKRLPDSGLRDNTMQWDFWTQNPESAHQVAYLMGQRGLPRTWRHMNGYGSHTYMWINAEGERFWVKYHFLTNQGWEHFTNEEAEKMAGVDADYHRRDLFEAIERGDNPSWDLWVQIMPYEEAKTYRFNPFDLTKVWSKKDYPRIKVGTMELNRNPANFFAEIEQAAFSPANMVPGMGMSPDKMLLGRNFAYQDAQRYRIGTNFQQLPVNAPKTEVHTYNFEGAMWYHHTGNRSVYVPNSFGDSWSDEEGTVDASWENDGALVREAYTLREDDDDWGQAHTLVREVMDDDQRLELIDTVAGALETVIEPVLSNAIQYWKNIDEEVGQRIEEKVRAGSPQGEQQPGGDPLDLKKRHTFTS; this is translated from the coding sequence ATGGCAGATCGAAAGACTCCGCATAGTACCGGTTCAACCACTCAGGCCGGTATCCCAGCAGTCAGCGACCGCAACTCGCTGTCCGTTGGCCGCGACGGCCCAGTGGTGCTGCACGACAGCCACCTGGTTGAAACGCTGCAGCACTTTAACCGGATGAACATCCCAGAACGCCGCCCACACGCCAAAGGCTCCGGCGCGTTTGGTACCTTCACCACGACCGAGGACGTCTCCCAGTACACCTCGGCCGCGCTCTTCCAGCCCGGTGTGGAAACCGAAATGCTGGCACGGTTCTCTACCGTTGCCGGTGAGCTGGCCTCCCCAGATACCTGGCGTGACCTGCGTGGTTTCGCCCTGAAGTTCTACACGTCAGAAGGTAACTTCGACCTGGTCGGCAACCACACCCCGATCTTCTTCGTGCGCGACCCGATGAAGTTCACCCACTTCATTCGCTCGCAGAAGCGTCTGCCAGATTCCGGTCTGCGTGACAACACCATGCAGTGGGACTTCTGGACCCAAAACCCCGAATCCGCACACCAGGTTGCCTACCTGATGGGTCAGCGTGGCCTGCCACGCACCTGGCGTCACATGAACGGCTATGGCTCCCACACCTACATGTGGATCAACGCCGAAGGCGAGCGCTTCTGGGTTAAGTACCACTTCCTGACAAACCAGGGCTGGGAACACTTCACCAACGAAGAAGCCGAAAAAATGGCTGGCGTCGACGCTGACTACCACCGCCGTGACCTGTTCGAAGCCATCGAACGCGGCGACAACCCATCATGGGATCTGTGGGTGCAGATCATGCCGTACGAAGAAGCCAAGACCTACCGCTTCAACCCATTCGATCTGACCAAAGTCTGGTCGAAGAAGGACTACCCACGTATCAAGGTGGGCACCATGGAGTTGAACCGCAACCCGGCCAACTTCTTCGCTGAAATCGAACAGGCAGCTTTCTCGCCAGCCAACATGGTGCCAGGCATGGGCATGTCCCCAGACAAGATGCTGCTGGGACGTAACTTCGCCTACCAGGATGCCCAGCGCTACCGCATCGGTACCAACTTCCAGCAGCTGCCGGTCAACGCACCCAAGACCGAGGTCCACACCTACAACTTCGAAGGTGCCATGTGGTACCACCACACCGGCAACCGCTCCGTCTACGTCCCGAACTCCTTCGGTGACTCCTGGTCGGATGAAGAAGGCACCGTCGATGCTTCATGGGAGAACGACGGCGCATTGGTTCGTGAAGCCTACACGCTGCGTGAAGACGATGATGACTGGGGCCAGGCACATACCCTGGTTCGTGAAGTCATGGACGACGACCAGCGTCTGGAACTGATCGACACCGTTGCCGGTGCCCTGGAGACCGTCATCGAGCCGGTCCTGTCCAATGCAATCCAGTACTGGAAGAACATTGACGAAGAAGTCGGCCAGCGCATCGAAGAAAAGGTCCGCGCCGGCTCACCACAGGGTGAACAGCAGCCAGGTGGCGATCCACTCGATCTGAAGAAGCGCCACACCTTCACCAGCTAA
- a CDS encoding mismatch-specific DNA-glycosylase, with the protein MRMQLPPDWTPWRAESPLAGRRPTKADLAVAVHSGLGREDVLPYPTDEQSAGMLRMLIVGINPSPWTASVNAPFARPGNRFWPSLAQAGILPHTVDASTGLARTDERLLAELGIGITNFVSRPSARADELSTEELQTGGQRLVERVKVLQPKAVAIVGITAFRTAFSLPKTQLGRQEWDLIPGWPASVQLWALPNPSGLNAHETVQSIAEKWRAVWEASGTQ; encoded by the coding sequence ATGCGCATGCAGCTGCCACCCGATTGGACTCCTTGGCGAGCCGAGTCCCCACTGGCGGGACGCCGCCCGACCAAAGCCGATCTCGCCGTCGCGGTCCATTCTGGCCTGGGACGCGAGGATGTGCTCCCCTACCCGACCGACGAGCAGTCTGCCGGCATGCTGCGCATGCTCATTGTTGGCATTAATCCCAGCCCGTGGACGGCATCGGTGAATGCGCCGTTCGCTCGCCCGGGCAACCGGTTCTGGCCGTCCCTGGCACAAGCGGGCATTCTCCCGCATACTGTAGACGCTTCCACCGGGCTGGCTCGTACGGATGAGCGGTTGTTAGCCGAGCTCGGGATAGGCATCACAAACTTTGTGTCGCGTCCCAGCGCCCGTGCTGATGAACTGAGCACCGAAGAATTACAGACCGGTGGCCAGCGCCTGGTAGAACGCGTGAAAGTCTTACAACCAAAAGCGGTGGCTATCGTGGGGATCACCGCTTTCCGGACCGCGTTTTCGCTGCCGAAGACGCAGCTGGGACGGCAGGAGTGGGATTTGATTCCAGGCTGGCCGGCGAGCGTGCAATTATGGGCATTGCCGAACCCGAGCGGTCTGAATGCTCATGAAACGGTTCAAAGCATCGCTGAAAAATGGCGGGCCGTGTGGGAGGCATCTGGGACGCAGTAA